TAACCGATTAGCTTTACTTAATGTCTACTCACTCCCAGCTTACGGGTTGCCGGTCGTCGTTTTTGCGGGAAGGCCGCCAATCGCACTTGCCGGATGTCGTCTGAAATCGACGACCGCCTTTTTGGCTTTTACGCCTTAATGCGACGGGTTGGCGGTCGTCGTTTTTGTGGGAAGACCGGCAATCGCACTTGCCGGATGTCGTTTGAAATCGACGACCGCCTTTTTGGGATATATGACGAAAATTATCACGAAGGACTTGTCATTCACCACTCGAAAACGCAGCGCCTACCATCACGCAACTAAGAAGCAGAGATATTTATTCTAAACGACTCCGTGAAACGCATAAAAGCGTTTGACGTCGGGATTCGTTAGTAATGGATGGTGCACTTGGTGCAGGCTGACACCTGGAATACTATTGCCTTCCAGAAGCGAAATGCCCGTATCCGTCAAGACCACATCCCAACCCACGTAATGAATTTGCTTCGTTTGATAGACATAGTTGGCCACATCTAAAACACAGCGTGTCACCTGTTCCCAATTGGGAATGATTCTACCCGTGAGTTGTTTTTTTGTATCTGGATGATTTTCATACCACTGGAGTTGGCCATTTTGCGGAATCATCGCTGCCCGCCCTAACCGACCTGAGACAGGATTAACTGCGACACTCAAGCCTTGGCGACGAAAATTATCGGTTGGGGCAGATAAGTTAGTGCCGACCCGGTAAGTCGATGCTGCAATGAAAGCTTGTTGATTGGCCGGATCAATCATGGTCAACATGCGGATAGTATTGACTGAATTCGGAAACAGTGACTGGGAGAATTGCCCTTGACAAATATATTCCGAAATAAAATAGCCAACTTCTAATGATAATAAATACCGTTGGAACGCTTCTGAAGAGAGCAATTGATCATTCATTCTCACCTTGCCATCTTCCCAATTAACGACCCACACGCCTTGACCTTCCATCCCAAAAATAGGTTTGATGACGACTTTTCGAAGACTATCTGCTTGTAAGTAGTCGACGAGTGTTTTAGCATCATAAAATAATTCCGTGCGTGAAATAAATTCTCTATTTTGGATAATAGCCAAGGTGGCTGGCATTTCAGCTAAGCCCTCTAACATATCCGTGAAAGCTACTTTATTATTTAAAAAGTAAGCCGATTGATGATTTATATCGCGGGTATTCATCGCTTGGTAATCCGATAAATAATAATTAAAATTTTTCATCGTTAAATTATAGAGAATAGTTGACTCTGCGATAAAGCCTTTGGATAACATGAGATATCTGTTTAAACTTATTTGTGGTTGTTTGCGTTGATAATCCGCTTTCAAAAGTGCTATTGGTAATAGTATTTTTCTACGTAAATTATTTGATTGGCTCAACTTTTCTCACACCTTTCTGTCTTAATATAAGTATAACAGTTTAATTAAGAATTTCGAAATGATTAATTAAACTTATTCATTTTATTAATAATTCATATAAGTCTTCTGGGTCTTATATAAGAAAGCGTTTCTAATTGTGTTATAATGTCATTAAGTAGTCTAGTGAGTCACACATATTGTTCAAACAAATACTTTAATTATAATCATTATAATCTAGTTGCTTCATTCAATTTTTTGTGCTAACATTTATATTAGTAGTAGGCGATATTTATTTAAAAGGTTCTATTACGGAAGTTGTTTTCAATAATAAGGAGGAATAAGATGTCTGAAGAAATGAACAAAGATGAAGTTTTGCAGAGTCCAATGGCCAAAAATGGTCTAAAGCCTTATGAAGAAAGTCGCAATCAACGTGTGGGTTCCACAAAAATTGCCCATACACTGGATGGTATTCCGGTAGTTGATAATGATAATACAATGACAGCTGGTCCAAGAGGTCCAATTGTTTTACAAGATACTTGGTTGGTTGAAAAATTGCAATCGTTCTCACGTGAAGTGATTCCAGAGCGTCGTATGCATGCGAAAGGTTCGGGTGCTTTTGGTGTGTTCAAAGTAACCCATGATATTACGCAATATACGCGAGCTAAGCTATTCTCTGAAATTGGTAAAGAAACCGAAATGTTTGCACGTTTCTCGACGGTTGCTGGTGAACGTGGTGCTGCTGATGCTGAACGTGATATTCGTGGTTTTGCCTTGAAGTTTTATACTGAAGAAGGTAACTGGGATTTAGCAGGAAATAATACACCGGTATTCTTCCATAGAGACCCTAAACATTTTATCGACTTGAACCGTGCGGTTAAACGCGACCCGCGCACTAACTTGCGTAGTCCAAATACGAACTGGGATTTCTGGACGTCTCTACCTGAATCATTACATCAAGTAACGATTACGATGAGTGATCGGGGTATTCCGTCTTCTTATCGTTATATGCACGGTTTTAGTTCACATACCTATTCTATGTTCAATGAAGCTAATGAACGTACATGGGTACAGTTCCATTTCCGTAGCCAACAAGGTATTCAAAACTTAACGGATCAAGAAGCTGAACGTGTCGTTGCTGAAGATCGTGAATCACATCAAGCGGATTTGTACAATGCGATTGAACAAGGTGAATTCCCAAGATGGAAAATGTACATTCAAGTCATGACGGAAGAGCAAGCCGATAATATGCCATTCAATCCATTTGATTTAACCAAAGTTTGGCCTAAAAAAGATTTCCCATTGATTGAAGTGGGTGAATTTGAATTAAACCGTAATCCTGAAAACTACTTTGCAGATGTTGAGCAAGCCGCTTTTAATCCAAATGCCCAAGTTCCTGGTATTGGTTTATCACCTGACCGTATGTTACAAGCCCGTTCTTTCTCTTATCAAGATGCGGCTCGTTACCGTCTAGGTGCGAATTACCATCAAATTCCAGTTAACTATCCAAAAGCGGTTAAAGAAGAATTGAACTTTTATGCTCGTGATGGTCAAGGTCGTGTGGATGGAAATGGTGGTTCAACCGTTCATTATACTCCAAACTCATATGGCAACTTAAAATACACTAAAACAAATGAAGAACCGCCTTTAAAAGGTGGCGAAGTGAAATACTATGATTTCCGTGAAGATGATCATGACTATTATTCACAACCCGGCCAATTGTTCCGCGCCATGACGGCTGAGCAACAATTAGTCTTGTTCGAAAACACCGCCCGTAACTTAGGCGATTCAACGATGCAAATCAAACACCGCCATATTAACAATTGCCACCAAGCCGACCCAGCTTATGGTGAAGGTGTCGCAAAAGCGTTAGGTATTGATATTGCGACGGTTGATTTAACACCAACTCCACGTGACTCAGAAGCTGCAAACGATGAAGCAAATGCCCGTGGTTATGAAAACTTAAATTACCCAACTGAACCTGCTAACCCAGAATCAGCGCGTGATTTAGGGATCAATGGTCGCGATACGAATGTGGATCCAAAATCCTTGATTGACCCAATGGATGATCCATTCTTGTTATAAGAACAGATATATAATTAAAACAACCACACCTACTTATGTCTTAAAGTGGGTGTGGTTGTTTTTATACTGTTTTGTGGGTGCGACTGGATTTTTAATCGGCACTCTCCTAGCAGGGATATTTACTAAAAGATACGATTAAGTTGTTGGTTGCTAATTTCCCATTGTTGGTGTGCCATATTATCCATAAAGTATTGGTCATGAGAAGTAAAAATAATAGTACCTTGATAGCTTTTCATGAGTGATTCCAATGCTTCAATAGTTGGAATGTCGATAAAATTAGTTGGTTCATCTAAAATAAGAACATTACTAGCTTTAGTAAATAACTTCGCTAAAACTAATCGCGTGGCTTCACCACCACTTAAGTCACTGATTATTTTATGGGTGACAACTGTTTGATCAAAACCTAGTTTGTTCAAAATACTCCTTATGACACCTTCTTCCATATATGAATCATCTTTAAGAAAGTCAATTACTGGCAAATCATCTTTTAATTGATAAGACATTTGTTGATAAGTAGCAAATACTATTTTGTTAGATAAGATGATACCCTCACCACCATTAAGGATATGTTGCAAAAGCGAAGACTTGCCTGAACCATTTGGACCAATAATTCCGATGCGTTTGCCTAATTCAAATTGAAAATTTGCTTTATCTAGAAGTAAGTGGTCACCTTTCTTAATAGTCACTTCTTCGCCCATAATTGGATATGGATTATGAATTTCTAAGACTTTAGATTTTGGAAACTGTATACTTATTTCAGATAAAGGCTTTGCGACACTTTCTAACTGTTCAGCTCTCTTTTGAATCGCTTTTGCTGATTTGTGGGCAGCTTTTTGGACAGAATCCTTCTGTTTTGACGAAGATAAACGGTCAGGTTTAATAGATTTACCCTTTTGTTTAGCAGTAATAGTTGCTAATTTTTCGGCTTTTTGATGTTTTTGCTTAGCTGCTTGCTCTAAGCGGGTTTTTTCTCGTGTAAAATTTTCAAATGCTTGTTCTTGTTCTATACGTTCTTGTTCTTTTTGAGCTTGATAATCAGAATAGTTACCAGGATAAACCCTAACTTTACCCTCTTTTACTTCCCAAATAGTCGTAACAACTTCATCTAAAAAATACCGATTATGACTAACAACGAGTAATGTCCCATAATAATACTTTAGCTGATTAACAAGAAATTCCACCCCATCTTTATCAAGATGTGTCGTTGGTTCATCTAATAAAATCGCTGGATGATAATTAGAGAGAAACGCCGCTAAACGTAAGCGACTTTGTTGCCCACCACTGAAATCACTCACCGAATGTGAAGGGATTTGTAGTTGTGATAAGTAGAGTGGGTCAATTTGATCATAATTCACTTGTAAATCTTCTGCAATTTGCTCATAATAGGCAAAAGTTGTATTCGTATTTACTTGCCCACTATCTGGTTTTAGTTCTTGAGTTATTAGTTTCAATAGAGTCGATTTACCTGCTCCATTAGGACCGATAATTCCAATTTTTTCATTTTCATAAACCGTTAAATAATCAATTGACAATATATCTTTGCTTAAATAGCTTTTTTCAATTTGATGCATTTCTATAATAAGGTTACTCATAAGATACCTCCTATTTTTTATACCTTTTTTTCATTAAATTAGGCAATAAAAAATACAGGTCAAAGCTTATTGACTTTAATCTGCATAAAGAATCTTATTTACTAAACTATAAAAGGTCAGCATAAATAACCTTTGAAAGTCACTAAGATTTTTAAGCATGGTAAAAAAGCCAATCTTATAAATAAGATTGATCTGCTTTTATTGCCATTCTTAACGTAATCTCATAGATGCTGTCACTTAAAGTGCCTCCTTAATAGTTGTACTAATATTTTACCATCCACTAAATACAAAGGCAAATCCCTGCTAACATTAGCAGGGAATTTGATTAATTAATACCTTTAAGGGCTTCGACCATTTGAATGTTTTTGAGCTTAAAGTGAAAATACAGCATAATCACACTGCTGAATACAATCGTAAAGAGAAAAGCCATCACGTAACTTTCCGGATGAATCACCGTTTGGTAGTAAACCATATCCTCTTCAATGGTTTTCAAAACAATTTGTGTGAAATAGTAACCCAGAAACAAACCAATCAAGGCTCCCGTCATACTTAAAACAAACGACTCCCTGTAAACATAAGCTGAAACTTGCTTCGTTTTCATCCCTAGAACTTTCAAGGTTGCCAATTCACGGTAACGTTCATCAATATTAATCGCCATTAAACTATACAAAACCACACTGGATAAAACAAAAGCAAATACGATTAAAATCACCGTGAGACTACTCATGGATTGCGCATTGTTATTAATTGCTTCCAAATTATCAGAAGTAAATATCACCTGCCTGAAAGCTGGGTTCTCTTCGATCAACGCTTTGTCACTCCTCTGAGCTAGCATAAATAAATAATGCGTAGGTGTCGCGACGTCGTCCGTTAACTTTTGATAAGTCACCTCATTCATAAACACATCATGATTAATATATGAAGTAAATATCGCTGTTATTGGTATTTCCAATGTTTGCTTTCCCCGCCTTAAAAGCAGATGGTCACCTACTGATAAACCAAGAATTTCAGCTAAGCGAATATTAATCGCAACATCCCCCTCTTTAATCGCTAGTGTTTCCCCACTTTCCACATTTTCCAAATGATAGTATGCTTGATAATTTGTAGCGGAATCTAAAACGTTTAATGTCACAAACTGTGTATTCTGCTCAGTGATATTTACTTGAAAGAGTTATTGGTTAATGGGGACAAAGGTTTGAATGGCTGATGTGTTCGTCAAGGCAGATGCGGTTTGGGCATCGATAGGTACTGAGCCGTCAAAGGTTTGAATGTAAGTATATTGACGTTGACCGGTTGCTTTAATGGTGTTTAGCATACCAAACCCCACGACAATCAAAACCGTACACCCCATCATCCCCATAATTGTCATTAAATTACGCGGCAAATAACGGTATAGATTACGAATGGAAATTTTCCATTTAAAACTAATTTTATTCCAAATAATTGGGAAATGCTCGATCCAAATATGGTTGCCTTGTTTGGGCATTTTCGCTAGCAGGAGGTTGGCCGTCTTATCTTTCATTTGGCGATTAATAAGTATCAAAGTCGTTCCGATGGTTGCTAACAGGACAACGCCAAGGGTAACTAACAAGTCGCGATGATTCCAATAAACAACCCTTTCTTTGACAACAAAGTAAGGCAAAATGCCTAAAATCATCCTTGGGATAAACCAAGTGCCACATGCATAACCCAACAAGCAGCCTAATACGGAAACAATGAACGCATAGATGACGTAAATGAATTTTATTTCCCTTTTCAAATAGCCAAGTGCACTTAAGGTTCCCATGGTGTTCCGGCGATCGTTTAGTAATTGTGATAAAACGGCATAAGTCACTAATAGGGCTACCGCAAAAAACAGTGCCCCAAATAAAAAGGCAATCCGACGGATTTGTTTGATAAAACTATCAATGGCTTGATAGCCCATTAAGCTTGACCGTTCATTAACCATATACGTCGGTTCTTCTAGTTGATCGATGTCTAGATTCATCTCATTATGCCAATTGGGCAGGATGGCACGGAAGAGATTGGCCGATTGTTGATAAGGCGTTAGTGTCTTTTTAAGCTCTTGGAGTGCAGCGGCTGGACGGCTCTCCAGCAAGGATTCAAGTTCAGCTTTTAAGATAGTTACCGATGGGTCGGTCGCATAATCGTTCAGCGTCACGGCTATTTCACTATAACGAGTCCCCGTTATCGCTGATGGATTAACTACAGCAAAACCACTCAAACTATGTGCCCCGTCATTCGTGTAACCCCTTTGTCTGCCTAAAAGATACAAAGGTGATTCAACAATGCCAACGATTTTAAAGCTTGTGTTTTGCAATGTCGGTAAGCCTAGTAGAGCCGTGCTTTGATCCGTATTTAATGTCATAGTTTCCCCAAGCTTCAAATCAGGGTATAAATCAATTAATACACGATCAAGGGCAATTTCATTAGCTTGAATGGGTAGAGAACCTTCGACAATTTGCGGTTGATTGATCGATTCGGTTGTCGGTATTACTTTAATAAATGCGTCAGCTATTTGCGCTTCAACCGTTTGAATGGGGTAGGCGTTAATTCCTTCAGCTTTCTTAAGCGTCGCTAAATCCTCATCATTCAACCCATAAGTCGCATAAACAACTAAATCCTGGGCATTAACGTTGTTTAAATAGCGCTCAACGGATAGTTGTAAACTCGACCCCGTATTCAAAATCCCAATAAATATCCCTACCCCTAAGAAGATAATAGCTAGGATCATGCAAAAACGTAGCCAATTCGATGTCATTTCACGCAACGTTAGTCGCCAGATATTTTTTATGGTCATAACATCACCAATCGATTTCTGCAACGGTTAAAGGCTGCGGATTTAGTTCAATCGACTCAATTTTGCCGTCTTTTATGGAAATAACTTTATTCGCAATATTAGCAATACTCGGATTATGCGTAATCACAATAACCGTTGTCGATAATGCTTTATTTTGCTCCAGTAATAATTGCAATATTTGTTGGCCTGTTGCTTTATCTAAAGCACCGGTTGGTTCATCGCATAAGAGTAAGGATGGTTCTTTCACTAAAGCCCGCGCTATCGCCGTTCGTTGCTGTTCCCCACCGGATAGTTGGGCTGGAAAGTTATGCAAGCGATGGCTCAAACCAACAGCCGTTAAATATTTTTGCGCCTGATTGGCTTTATGAGATATTTGTTCACTCATTTCCACATTTTCTAAAACCGTTAAATTAGGAATCAGGTTGTAAAACTGAAAAATAAACCCTACTTTATCGCGTCGATAAATAGCCAAGCCTTCATCATCCAAACGCGAAAGCTCTTGACCTGCAACGATGATTTTCCCTGATGTTAGTTGATCCATGCCACCTAATAGATTTAAAGTAGTCGATTTACCCGCTCCAGAAGGCCCTAAAATAACAACAAACTCGCCAGCTTCAATTTCAAAATCAATGTCTTTATTAGCAAATACAGCCGCTTCACCTATCCCATATACCTTGGTAACATTTTGAAAATCAATATAAGCCATAAGCTGATCCCCCTTGGATGATCAATTTTTTACGATAAAATCCCTTTCATAAAATAAGTGGTTAAGGTTTCTAAAGCTTCCGCATGTGTTGCATCTTGTCTATCTGAAGTGACTTCAATTTTGTATATCAGTTCAATGGCATACCCTAACTTTTGGATGTCACTTTCGGAATATCCTCTCTCAAATAACTTTTTACTGAAAAGCTCAAGTAAAAATGCATGAAAATTATATTTCTCCATCCCTTCAGCGCTGGCATAATAGGATTTTAAGTAAGAAGCTATTGTCGGATTGTACCACTCTTTTAAAATCGCGTTATCTTTAGTTAACTGCTTACTCAAACTAAATATCTCTGCAATTATCTGTAATTCGTCCCCTTCCCAATTAATTTGTTCAATCATTTGTTGTCTCATGCGACTATTTTCATCTTTGTAAACTTCTAAAAAGATCGCTTCTTTTGAGTCGAAATAGCGATAAAAAGTTCCCACAGCCATATTAGCTGCTTGTGTAATTTGTGAAATATTGGTATCTTTGTAGCCTTGCTCTTTAAACAGTTGTGTTGCTGCCGTGAGAATCGATTGATGTTTCTCTTCCATGATAGCCTCCTTTTTTGGTTGTGAATGAATATTTATTTTATTCATTCATTTTAGTTTCAGTTTATCGCTTAATATCTCGCTTGTCAATTAAAACGTGTGCTTTGTCCTTAAAGCAAGAAGTTTATACCCGTTTCAAAATGATTGCCATTTACACAATTTTTCATAAAAAAAGAACAGATTAGAGATAACCTGTTCAAAAATTAGATTCATACAGACACGCTTTGGCAAATTCCTGGTAGACCTATTGTCCGAATCCACAACGATTGACTATAAAAATGGTGCAAATAAACGGGCGATAGGCTGTAACAAACGGGACACAACATATTTGGCCGAAGAATAATCTGATTGATCAGCAGGATTATCTTCGTCGACGGCAACAATTTGTTGACCATAGTCGACTTCAATATTGCTCAGTAATTCGGCTGCTAATGACGGACTATCAAAAATAAACATCGATTCTGTATTCAAATACGCACTCCGACTGTCCATATTAAACGTGCCGATGGCTGAAATCCTTTCGTCAATGATGATTGCTTTAGTATGAAATTGCGCTTCGTTAGGTTGAAATTCATAAATCTGTGTGCCTTGGTCGATTATTTCCTGGCGATTATTTTGATAACCACTATTGGCTATCAAATTGTTAGTTGAAGCCAGGCTATTGGTTAATAGATTCGTCGCAACCTCATCGTCTGGCATTTGTTGTTCCATATCTTCTCGCATTTGAACTGTAGGAATAATATATGGCGTTTGAATAATGATTGATTTTTCCGCTTGCTTAGTCAGCGCCAACAAATATTCCCAAACAACCCCTTCTTTGTAAAACCGTCCAAGGGGATTCGTGACAAAGCTGGCACCACGAACGGGATGGCTCTTAGCATACCACTGTGTTAAATTTGGATCGGCTGTGGTCTTTTGATGTGTTTTTTGAACAAATTCCGCTTGTTGTCGCAAAATTTCTTCCTGTTTACTAGCTGAAAACGTCCTTGTTTGCACAACACTATAATCAGACGTCCATAAATCGGTGAAATGATTCGCTAATTGACTAAGTAAATACGTATCATCTTGACCCGTATCACCTTTAAACACCATCACATCCCGGTCAATCGATAAGCTAGGCACGTCATCAGTAAAGTATTTATCCCCAATATTACGCCCGCCCATCATAGCTACTTCACCATCGACAACAATGATTTTATCGTGCATTCGATTATGCCATGTCCAAGGCTGTAACACATGTAATGGTTCATAAAAAGCAAACTCAATGTTAGGATGCGCCACCAATACTCGATAAATCTCCGGTTCAAAACGAATCCCATTGGCTACCCCATCCATTAAAAAACGCACCTGAACCCCACGATCAGCCGCATCTAACAACAAGCCGACAAACAGATCAACACTTTCACCCCCATGAAAGGCATAATATGCAATATCAATTGTCTCTTGAGCACGACTAATCAAATCAACGCGCGCTTGCCATGCATCACTTGGCCTATCAATCAACGAAACCCGCTCATTGGTTTCCTTAAATTGAATATCAACCGCTTTAGCAGGTTCAGGACGTATTATATAAAAAACCAAGATACCACTGACTAAAACATACACCAAATACACAACGGCTACCACCAGCAACACCTTAAAATATCGCAACTTCGTTCTCCTCTCTAAGTCAAGTCAAAACTTTTATCAATCAAACTACATATCTCTGCTTCACCTACTGTTAGGTCAAGCGGTATTGCTATCCAATGGGTTTTATTCATATGATAAGCGGGTAAGAAGCGTTTATCCTGGTCTAGATAATTTGCAATTATTTCAGGCTGGTTTTTCACCACTAAAATATCCAGTTTTTCTCGCCCTTCTAATCCCAGTTTTTCTCTTTCAACATCCATGATAAGCCCGTACCATTTGCCTGAATGATGTTTCAAAACGGCGTAGTTGGGATATTTATTCCAAAGAAAAGCAGGTTTTGTTTGGTAAGTTTCATCGACATAGTTAAATACGCTGTTTCGATATGAACAAGCTTCCATTCGACCATCCCTTTTTATTTCTTTATAGATATTATACGTTTCAACTCTTAAGATAGAAGGTGTGAAAACTTAAGTTTTTGCAAGGATTTGCGCATGGCTATCTAGGCGTTAGAATTGATCCTTTCTTTATAGATTACTAATACACCTACAACCACAATAAAAACAGCCAAATACCCAAATAAATACCCAAACCGCGTATACACCGTTCTCTCAAAGGCTGGTGCAACCGCAGCCGAAATCATCCCCATCTCATCCGAAGTGCTAGAACTTTCAACTATTATTTCACCAAGCGGATTACTGACATTCAACAAACCTCGGCGAGCACTGCGAGCGATATAAAAGCCATTCTCAATACCCCGCATCACGGCCATTCGCGAATGAAACCAATCATCATCGTAAAAGTCCCAAGCTGGCTCTAACATCAAATCAACTTCAGCGTCTCCATAAGCACGAATTGTATCAGGAAAATCCATGTCTTTACAAATTGCGACCCCAATCTTATGACCACGAAAATCAATAACTAAGGGTTCACTACCTACTTCAAAATGATCTTCGTATCCTGGAATCATATGAATCTTATC
This window of the Fundicoccus culcitae genome carries:
- a CDS encoding ABC transporter ATP-binding protein — its product is MAYIDFQNVTKVYGIGEAAVFANKDIDFEIEAGEFVVILGPSGAGKSTTLNLLGGMDQLTSGKIIVAGQELSRLDDEGLAIYRRDKVGFIFQFYNLIPNLTVLENVEMSEQISHKANQAQKYLTAVGLSHRLHNFPAQLSGGEQQRTAIARALVKEPSLLLCDEPTGALDKATGQQILQLLLEQNKALSTTVIVITHNPSIANIANKVISIKDGKIESIELNPQPLTVAEIDW
- a CDS encoding ABC transporter permease, coding for MTLNVLDSATNYQAYYHLENVESGETLAIKEGDVAINIRLAEILGLSVGDHLLLRRGKQTLEIPITAIFTSYINHDVFMNEVTYQKLTDDVATPTHYLFMLAQRSDKALIEENPAFRQVIFTSDNLEAINNNAQSMSSLTVILIVFAFVLSSVVLYSLMAINIDERYRELATLKVLGMKTKQVSAYVYRESFVLSMTGALIGLFLGYYFTQIVLKTIEEDMVYYQTVIHPESYVMAFLFTIVFSSVIMLYFHFKLKNIQMVEALKGIN
- a CDS encoding MmcQ/YjbR family DNA-binding protein, translating into MEACSYRNSVFNYVDETYQTKPAFLWNKYPNYAVLKHHSGKWYGLIMDVEREKLGLEGREKLDILVVKNQPEIIANYLDQDKRFLPAYHMNKTHWIAIPLDLTVGEAEICSLIDKSFDLT
- a CDS encoding TetR/AcrR family transcriptional regulator, with product MEEKHQSILTAATQLFKEQGYKDTNISQITQAANMAVGTFYRYFDSKEAIFLEVYKDENSRMRQQMIEQINWEGDELQIIAEIFSLSKQLTKDNAILKEWYNPTIASYLKSYYASAEGMEKYNFHAFLLELFSKKLFERGYSESDIQKLGYAIELIYKIEVTSDRQDATHAEALETLTTYFMKGILS
- the abc-f gene encoding ribosomal protection-like ABC-F family protein, producing MSNLIIEMHQIEKSYLSKDILSIDYLTVYENEKIGIIGPNGAGKSTLLKLITQELKPDSGQVNTNTTFAYYEQIAEDLQVNYDQIDPLYLSQLQIPSHSVSDFSGGQQSRLRLAAFLSNYHPAILLDEPTTHLDKDGVEFLVNQLKYYYGTLLVVSHNRYFLDEVVTTIWEVKEGKVRVYPGNYSDYQAQKEQERIEQEQAFENFTREKTRLEQAAKQKHQKAEKLATITAKQKGKSIKPDRLSSSKQKDSVQKAAHKSAKAIQKRAEQLESVAKPLSEISIQFPKSKVLEIHNPYPIMGEEVTIKKGDHLLLDKANFQFELGKRIGIIGPNGSGKSSLLQHILNGGEGIILSNKIVFATYQQMSYQLKDDLPVIDFLKDDSYMEEGVIRSILNKLGFDQTVVTHKIISDLSGGEATRLVLAKLFTKASNVLILDEPTNFIDIPTIEALESLMKSYQGTIIFTSHDQYFMDNMAHQQWEISNQQLNRIF
- a CDS encoding ABC transporter permease gives rise to the protein MTIKNIWRLTLREMTSNWLRFCMILAIIFLGVGIFIGILNTGSSLQLSVERYLNNVNAQDLVVYATYGLNDEDLATLKKAEGINAYPIQTVEAQIADAFIKVIPTTESINQPQIVEGSLPIQANEIALDRVLIDLYPDLKLGETMTLNTDQSTALLGLPTLQNTSFKIVGIVESPLYLLGRQRGYTNDGAHSLSGFAVVNPSAITGTRYSEIAVTLNDYATDPSVTILKAELESLLESRPAAALQELKKTLTPYQQSANLFRAILPNWHNEMNLDIDQLEEPTYMVNERSSLMGYQAIDSFIKQIRRIAFLFGALFFAVALLVTYAVLSQLLNDRRNTMGTLSALGYLKREIKFIYVIYAFIVSVLGCLLGYACGTWFIPRMILGILPYFVVKERVVYWNHRDLLVTLGVVLLATIGTTLILINRQMKDKTANLLLAKMPKQGNHIWIEHFPIIWNKISFKWKISIRNLYRYLPRNLMTIMGMMGCTVLIVVGFGMLNTIKATGQRQYTYIQTFDGSVPIDAQTASALTNTSAIQTFVPINQ
- a CDS encoding sugar-transfer associated ATP-grasp domain-containing protein, which encodes MSQSNNLRRKILLPIALLKADYQRKQPQISLNRYLMLSKGFIAESTILYNLTMKNFNYYLSDYQAMNTRDINHQSAYFLNNKVAFTDMLEGLAEMPATLAIIQNREFISRTELFYDAKTLVDYLQADSLRKVVIKPIFGMEGQGVWVVNWEDGKVRMNDQLLSSEAFQRYLLSLEVGYFISEYICQGQFSQSLFPNSVNTIRMLTMIDPANQQAFIAASTYRVGTNLSAPTDNFRRQGLSVAVNPVSGRLGRAAMIPQNGQLQWYENHPDTKKQLTGRIIPNWEQVTRCVLDVANYVYQTKQIHYVGWDVVLTDTGISLLEGNSIPGVSLHQVHHPLLTNPDVKRFYAFHGVV
- a CDS encoding catalase, which encodes MSEEMNKDEVLQSPMAKNGLKPYEESRNQRVGSTKIAHTLDGIPVVDNDNTMTAGPRGPIVLQDTWLVEKLQSFSREVIPERRMHAKGSGAFGVFKVTHDITQYTRAKLFSEIGKETEMFARFSTVAGERGAADAERDIRGFALKFYTEEGNWDLAGNNTPVFFHRDPKHFIDLNRAVKRDPRTNLRSPNTNWDFWTSLPESLHQVTITMSDRGIPSSYRYMHGFSSHTYSMFNEANERTWVQFHFRSQQGIQNLTDQEAERVVAEDRESHQADLYNAIEQGEFPRWKMYIQVMTEEQADNMPFNPFDLTKVWPKKDFPLIEVGEFELNRNPENYFADVEQAAFNPNAQVPGIGLSPDRMLQARSFSYQDAARYRLGANYHQIPVNYPKAVKEELNFYARDGQGRVDGNGGSTVHYTPNSYGNLKYTKTNEEPPLKGGEVKYYDFREDDHDYYSQPGQLFRAMTAEQQLVLFENTARNLGDSTMQIKHRHINNCHQADPAYGEGVAKALGIDIATVDLTPTPRDSEAANDEANARGYENLNYPTEPANPESARDLGINGRDTNVDPKSLIDPMDDPFLL
- a CDS encoding phospholipase D-like domain-containing protein, giving the protein MRYFKVLLVVAVVYLVYVLVSGILVFYIIRPEPAKAVDIQFKETNERVSLIDRPSDAWQARVDLISRAQETIDIAYYAFHGGESVDLFVGLLLDAADRGVQVRFLMDGVANGIRFEPEIYRVLVAHPNIEFAFYEPLHVLQPWTWHNRMHDKIIVVDGEVAMMGGRNIGDKYFTDDVPSLSIDRDVMVFKGDTGQDDTYLLSQLANHFTDLWTSDYSVVQTRTFSASKQEEILRQQAEFVQKTHQKTTADPNLTQWYAKSHPVRGASFVTNPLGRFYKEGVVWEYLLALTKQAEKSIIIQTPYIIPTVQMREDMEQQMPDDEVATNLLTNSLASTNNLIANSGYQNNRQEIIDQGTQIYEFQPNEAQFHTKAIIIDERISAIGTFNMDSRSAYLNTESMFIFDSPSLAAELLSNIEVDYGQQIVAVDEDNPADQSDYSSAKYVVSRLLQPIARLFAPFL